In the Primulina tabacum isolate GXHZ01 chromosome 15, ASM2559414v2, whole genome shotgun sequence genome, GTGTATTTTAATGTTGTTTCCTATGCTTTTACTGACAGGCAATAAAGCCTCTGCCACTGTTCAGCCATTTCTTCTGCTCCATCTAGATATTTCTCATGAATCAATTCAAACAATTGAAGATGCACTTCATTCTTTTTCAGCCCCAGAAACGCTCGAGGAATACCGAGCATCATCCACTGGAAAAGTATGTCGACTTAGTTTAAACTTTTTTTATCAGCTGGACATGATGATATGTATCTTTGGGAGGATATTTAATTTTTCCAATATTCATTTATCTGTTCACAATTCAATCAACTTAACAATTTTTCACATCACATGACTTtggaaaacataaaatacattTACTAtcaactatttttatttttctgtattcttaaattttttgtaattttttcaaGGAGTTGATGTGCTCTCTTTTTGTTTTCAACTTTCAGGCTGGACTCGTAGCTGCCAGAAAATCTATAAAAATACAGTCACTTCCAAAGATAATGATTCTGCACTTGATGCGTTTCAGCTATAATAGCGGTGGCAGTACGAAATTACACAAACCAGTGCACTTCCCACTTGAACTGGTGCTGAGTCGTGATCTGTTTGTTTCTGCTGCTTCAGAGGTAATACTTTTATGCACCATTTCTGGCTTCTTGGATGTAGCTCAATAATTGTGACTGTTCCATTGTCATGAAACCTAATGTGAGATCAATTTTTATGGTTGAGTTTGTTGTGTCCCTGGAGCATAACTTATGCATGCAAGCTTTTTACATCTATGGCGTCTATGTGGCTATGCCTATTCAATAAAAGATAGAAAAGTTCATATATATTATCTATATTGTTCACTTCTTTCAATACGTAATCACGCCACATAAAGATAGTTGGATGACTGTTACATCCCAGCAGTTCCCTTTCGAACAATTACTCCAATTGCAACTTATGGGAATCAAGTTTGTGACCTTGAATTTGATGCTAATAATAGGATGGGAGAATTTGCTTTTATGCAAAAATTTGTAGCAGATAATAATAGtggaattcaaaattttaaaatgtacaCACTCCAAACACCATGTTTTGATAGTTAATCTCGCATATCCTGCCACATAAAGTAATCGTGCAATTGTTGCTTCACTAAACTTACTATTCCTCTTTGCTTACTTGCTAACACATTATCATTCCGACCATAAAATACACAATCTTATACTTCTATTCAATCACCAAAACTATTAACCTCTTTCACTTGCATCCCCACCAATATGAGATCTGTGCCTACCAATTTACATTTTTTGATGGATCATACCTCTATAACTGTCGATCTTTTTGATTTACCTCGTGATTTCCATTTGTATACCTAAGTTTAGTTGTTCACGATAGTTAATATGCATAGGTGTGGCATGAAATGTCAAATGTAGGGACTCATTAGTGTGGATGATAGTGCAGAGTACTTATTTTGCACTCTTTATTCAAAATGCTGTCAAATTTCTGGAGATCACGTAAGTTTCTGTGTCTGTGTTTTGAAAAAACTTGAGATGCTGAAAAGGATTCTAGATTCATGATTTGCCTTGAACTACCAAAACTATAAGCTTTCGTCATTTCCTAAAATATAAGCTTTCCTCATTTCCTGTAATTTTTGCTTCATATATTTTCAGTCTTGTGTGCATTTAGTGTGATTCTATTTGTTTCCTTGGCGTTGGTTTTATTTTAATAGTTTTTTTTGAGTAGTTTTTACTGTAATATTTGAAGCATCTAATAATTTCAATTCATGAGATTCTCGAGTGAACTTGTGAATCATGAGGATTTTGGGAGATCTATTTAGCTACGCTCCGTGATTTCTACAGAATAAAAAGTAACTTGACAAGGATCACATTTCCTAAAATGTGCAGGGCCGAAAATACGAACTTGTTTCCTCCATCACACATCATGGGAGGGAAGCATCTAAAGGCCACTATACTGCTGACGTGCGCCACCCCAACAACCAGTGGTTGCGTTTTGACGACGCAGCTGTTACTGCCATTAATACGAGCAAAGTGTTGCATGACCAGGCATATATTCTCTTCTACAAACAACTGTAGTGGCCAGAAAAGAAAGAGATCTTTGAACTCATATACATTTCAGCTGAAATTCAGATCCATCGATTCGGCCATCTAAGTTACTTAAGCATTGAACCGTCGATCTTAAATATGTCGCTGATGATGGCGTTTGAGAGATCCAGCTTGTGTGCTTCATCAAGAGCTACAGGAAGATATTCGGCATTTTTGTTCATTTAGTGAAGGAGCCTAATGTTATTGTATATCATATGATCTGAGAAATTTTGTTCGTGGAATTTACTAGATTTATATACAATGATAATTGTTatgggatttttttaaaatcatttacaaagttatttttaaggattacaTGTGAGACGGACACTATTATTGTGAGGAtgcatttcaaaaaaaaaatatttactttCACTTACCATACACTACTATTTTGAGGATGCTTCCATACAGCTTGGGATCAGTATGAATTAAAGTTGCTTAAGTTTCATGACTCATGAGCGGGCTAGCCGCTAGCGGCTTGGTTCACGGGCTAGCTCACGAGTTAAGGTTACTCATTGACGAAGTGCCAAACTTATACTGCATTTGCATATCAGTCctgttttgacattttaaaatgaaatttgatAAAACTATAAATGCGTTAATATGCATAAAATTGAATGAAGAGCGCGCCATGCAAGTGACTTCTTAAGAAATAGTTAAAAGGCCATTTGGAAAGAAAATGCTTGAAATGCACTTTTCAAGAACTTACGAAAATGTGGATTCTATGTTTTTATTACATTTTAAGATataatagtaaaaaaaatatttctcttGGTAGGATCGATATAGTTATTTAGAAGAGATGAATAAACATctcacaattttttttcttaattctgAGTAACATTGATCTCAACAATTGTTAAAAGTTGAAATTGAATCTCAATCTTCAAAGTTTAGCAGAAAACTAAAAGATAGTGCGGAAAATGTCCAGTCGAACTTTGTGAACCAAAGTGAAAATCAGTCAAATGCGAGCAGTAGAGTGACAAAGTAAAATGCAATTGGAAGTAAATCACACAACAATTGTTTACGAATGTTCGAAGTACAAAATCATTCTACGTCTCCTCTATTTCTGTTTTCAAAAAGTTTTCAATAAAAGAATTTGGTTTTACAACTATTGTAATCATGCATTTTAGTAGGACTTATACGCTGTCTATTGAAATTTTTAGCTACAACTTTTCTTAACAAAACAAGGTTTTGAATAGGAAGACTATAATCTTGAAACAATTGTGTAGAACTGATATGTTTGTGTGCATGTGCTTGAATATTTTCAACAAAGTTTTGAATCTCTGAAAGAATAGATAACAGATACTTCAAAATGACATTCAACCGCTTGAATGTTTTTGTCTGTATTATTTGTACATTATGTGAACATTTCAATTTGCTGataaaatgtttttaataattaagGAAATAAATCCGACGTAACACTATTGTATGATAATCCAGTGAAGATGATCTCTCCGAGTTTGGTAGATCCTATTCAGATCTTCTGAAATAAGTCGAGCAGTCTGCTGAAATGATGACTACTGAAATGGTCTGTGAAAggtcttttattattttttgctaAATTGATAATATCTTGGTTGatttatatctatatattatatgatttgtttttaatattatttttatctccaagatattttattaatgtttaaaatagttttatctCTAAAGAATTGTTTCCATATTTTCTAGGACTTTTTTATGAAATGAATTTTAGGTcaagtattatatatatatatatatatatatggagtATTCATGGCCATAGGGGGGTTTGTGCAGAGAGAGTTGGACGAGAGAGCTTTTCATAGAGAAGAAATTACAAGAGTCCAACATATATTTGCTCTACAGTTTTTATGTGATCGAGTGATCATTTTATTGTGTAGCTGCTAAAGTTTTCTGTGATCGGGTGATCAGTTTTGTAAGGACACGGCTGCTGGAGGTTTTTGGGAGTGCACGAAAAGGTCGGCAGAAGAGTTCTTGCTTAGAAGAAAAATACGAGGGCCGAGCCTATTTTGATGTGACATTTGTGTGTGATCCGGTGAACACTTTACAGTGCAGGAGAGTTGCTGGATTTTTTGAACACACACAACATTCTGATATTGAATATTTTCGTGTGAAGACTTTGTGTGACTGAGTCACAGATCTTCCGTGTTGCCGattggtgttgacaacactcaCGAACAACACTGACGCGGAATGTTGATCAAAGAGTGTTCTTTATTTGTTTTAAGCAACTTCGCtttatgcatctagtttttatgtggtttattttgatgtatTTTTAGTTCCTTAGAGTGTCAATGGATTTTTTTGGTTATTCTCATTAGTATTGTTttgtgtaaacgatttacatatttgtctagtgaatttttgccatgaggcatcccacaagtattcgtacttgtaCATAGTTTAAATTTggtgtttatttattaaaagtttACGTGtgtgttaattatttaatttctggtgcatgttgtgtgctcgtgttgacaacaccagAGCACAACACTAACTTTTGATACAcacaatattttatttcatgtaCGTTTATGAGCAACGTTCATTTCAGTTTGTTTATCGAAATTTTTTAACACTTGTTTAAGAGCCATCACCAAAACTTATAATTTCTTTAAACACTTCTTCTTGATTCTCAAGATTATATTTAAAGGAGAGCTCGCTACTTATTCACAAATTGCAATATCGATACAACATGGAGTCCATACGATCCTCAGTTACATTATTATTCTTTTCTACCACATTATTTCCCATATCACATTAGTCGGGATACACACAAGTAAAATAACATAACAGATGCAGTACTTTACCTCAGGCATGCATCCAGACTAGTGTAATGGGAAAATAGAGAAGCGCGACTTCGACTTCGACTTCGAAAGAAGCCAGTCATCTAAGTTTATCACCTAACCGTACAATATATGCCATTAAGCAAGGGAAAAAAATGGCCATTTAATATCTGCTTTTGATAAGTAACAATGGTGAAAAAACTCGATCATCTGCCGCATCGCCTAAATCTCCATGCCGAAGCTGAGAAAAGTGCTTGATCTTGCCAGCAGATGATGAAACAGCCATTTTCTTCTTTGATTTTGTAGCCATCATAGTTATAACTCTGCAACAATCCTCTTGCTCTCAGCATAACATGGTAGCTTAAAGGAACCTTTCCGAAACCAGCCGACTCAAGTCTGGGAATCCATTTTTCGAGCTTTTCGTGCCTCTGCTTTCTATCGAGACCCTCACTCGCCACAATATTCTTGATTTCCTCTCCGAATAGCATCTTCTCAATCCTTTGGCGTTCTATTGATGCCCTTGGCATAGTCGAGTCCAAGCAATCAAAGAGCGCTGCATAAAAGTTTAGTGACTCCATTATTCTATCCATGAAGATTAACCCGTTCTGGTTTGATTCTTGCTCTGTCACCATCATTAGCTTTGGAGAGAGGCCCCAAAGCCCGCTTAGAAGTGTCGCCATATCAGGTGATGTGGCTAGAGGAATAGGCGACGATGACGCAGAATCAGGGCTCGTGTTACATATACTAGTCCAGTCCTTCTCAAGAAAATCTCCAAGATTTTGAGGACTCATCTGCAAGACCCGTCTCAGGTGTGCTGCATTTGGACTATTAGCAAACAAAGTGGAATTTTTCCACAAAACTTCATCATCCACTGCTAGAAGAGAATGGAGCTGAAGCACGGAACTTATAGCAACAGCTTCCCCCGTTTTTACGCGTAACTTTTCGACATCAAGATTCTCTAATTTGCAAACTAGAGGATTAAATTGAAAAGGGATGTCTAGCTTCTCCGCTTCTTCATTTAATTTCCGAGCCACAATATCCAACACCTCTTTCTGTTCATGAATCCCCGAAATTCTTAAATGAGGCGGCCCTTCAGGCCTTGCGCTCATCTCCTGAAGAAGACAAATCCATTGAACAGGCTGGAAACAATTCAGATCAATAATATGAATCACTTTCTCCCCTTCCATTGCTTCCATGATAGCTTGGTTTGTGATGACATATGAAAGCTTCAAGAACGGACAGAACTCGTAAAACAGTTTCTGAACAAGCATTTCATCGGCAACCGAAGCTATTTTAGTCGAATTCAGAGCCTTGTGTAATCCAGGCCAACCTTTAAGCATTCGATTGGCAAGAGCTTCGGAAAAGTAAGCTGCGATTCGTTGCATTGTATCGCCGTCAGGAGAGGCGAGATGTGAAATATACTCGAGGCCTATATTCGCATTTTCTATGTTCCCTGAGGCGACGTGATTAGCACAGGTAACAAGAAGATGGATTAGACAAAGGCCTCTTTCCTCGGATCTCATTTCTCGTAGCCAAGGAAAAGGTGATCCTGGACTAGGTGAAAAAGACATCATGGAGAACTTCTGCAGAGGCGATGAACATATGGACGATGATCCCTCCTCTTGAATCATTTTCCACTATAATCCTAGAATTTGGATATGCAAGAAGACTGATCTGAATCATTCAACAAGATTTAAAGACCAACTTTTTAGCCAGTGAATGAATAAAATAGGAATTTCAAATAGCAAAGAGAAACTATCAAAATGAACAATTCCTTTGTAACCTCCTTCTCAGAGATCTCTTACAGAGAAAACAGACACCCACACAAATCAACCTCagaaaatttaaatcaataaaaaGAACTTTGCGCTTAGTTTTGGGAATGATCA is a window encoding:
- the LOC142527502 gene encoding scarecrow-like protein 3, with protein sequence MIQEEGSSSICSSPLQKFSMMSFSPSPGSPFPWLREMRSEERGLCLIHLLVTCANHVASGNIENANIGLEYISHLASPDGDTMQRIAAYFSEALANRMLKGWPGLHKALNSTKIASVADEMLVQKLFYEFCPFLKLSYVITNQAIMEAMEGEKVIHIIDLNCFQPVQWICLLQEMSARPEGPPHLRISGIHEQKEVLDIVARKLNEEAEKLDIPFQFNPLVCKLENLDVEKLRVKTGEAVAISSVLQLHSLLAVDDEVLWKNSTLFANSPNAAHLRRVLQMSPQNLGDFLEKDWTSICNTSPDSASSSPIPLATSPDMATLLSGLWGLSPKLMMVTEQESNQNGLIFMDRIMESLNFYAALFDCLDSTMPRASIERQRIEKMLFGEEIKNIVASEGLDRKQRHEKLEKWIPRLESAGFGKVPLSYHVMLRARGLLQSYNYDGYKIKEENGCFIICWQDQALFSASAWRFRRCGR